Genomic segment of Benincasa hispida cultivar B227 chromosome 1, ASM972705v1, whole genome shotgun sequence:
TCCTCCTTTCTTCCCTATCCTTTTCTTTTCCCCCTctcttttccttcctttttaccccctcttcttctcttctttctctagAACCTCTCCTCTCCCTTCCCTCATTCCTCTATTCTGGCTCTCCCAACCATGGAAAGCTTCAGCTTGCTCAAATACTGGAGAGGGGGCGGTGGTCCTACTCCTGCTGCTCTCCCTGATTTTCCCTTTAACTCCAACTCCTCTGCTGCTACTCTTGTCACCGCCCTCCCCCACAACCAGGCCGAAACAGATGAGGAGGAGAATGATAACGATGATGGGCCGTTCTTTGATTTGGAGTTTGCTGTTCCTGACGAGGATGAGACTCGAAAGCATGGGACAAACTCTATTGATGGAactgaagaagaagacgaagatgaagaagatggggATTCGGATGGTGAAAGAGAGTTCAACTTCACGCTCTCTTCTGGCTCTAGCAATGAACATTCCGATGCCAATCTCACCTTTTCTCCTTCTGATGACTTGTTTTTCAAAGGAAAGCTTGTCCCAGTTGAAGCTTCCTCCAATGGCGGTTCTGAACCAAACATCAGGCCGCAGCTTCGTGTCACATTGTTGAAATCAGCCGCTAAGTTTAGGGTCTTCATGTCGGGTCTCAAGAAATCGAAATCGAACGGGGAAAAGAAAACAGAGACGGATGGATCTGTTGGGGAAACGATTAAAAGTGAAACAAAAGAAGAGACGACGGAAAACCCATCGGAGAAAAACGAGAACCAACCAGAAAAAGATCAGAACCAGACAAAGAATAAGTTTTTCGCTGTGAAGTTTAAGGTAGAGGAAGTTCCGATCATGTCTTTGTTTACTAGAGACAACAGTTCAAGAGGCTCCGGCGGAGCTACCATCAACAAACTCCAGAAACAAAGCTCCGATGAATCAACTTCGGAGGAAAATCGCTTCTCAAAAGAGGTAATAATGCAAAAGTACTTGAAGATGGTGAAGCCTCTGTACATTCGGGTTTCAAGGAGATACGGCGAGAAGTTCAGACTATCCGGGCAGCTTATATTGGGTGCAGCCGGAGCTAAGTCTGGTGCACCGCCGTCTATAGCGGCGCCACCCAAGTCGCCGTCGGTGGAGAAGCCCGTGACAGAGACAGAAGTTGTGGAAGTGAAAGCACCAACAACCACCAACTTCAAGGGCAGGAACATGCCAGCTAAGCTAAGAGTGGTTTGCAAGCATTTGGGGAAAAGTCGGTCAGCTTCCTCCGCCGTAGCGGCGGCGCCACCGGGGGTAGCTCCGTCGAGAAGAGACGATTCGCTTCTACAGCAACAAGACGGAATCCAGAGCGCCATTCTCCAttgtaagagatccttcaacgCATCTCGAggtaaaaattcaaaaaaaaaaaaaaatgttcaccATTCTGTTACAAGTATTAAAAGTTCAACAATTTTTGTTCAACTTCATTAATGGATCATTTCTTTCAATGACAGATTCAGAGTCTTCCCTACTATCAAGGTCAGTAAGTGACACACTCCGTGACAAACCTTCAGATTTAACAGAAAAAGCTATTGGTTGAACGTAAAGACAACAACGATCACTTGATCAGATCGAACCATGAGAAAATTTCAAGCCACAAATAGAAACGGCGGGAAAATTTTGGTTAATATCCTGAATATTTCTCTCgctttatataaatatatatataaatgtgtAGTATATGTAAATGTGCAGGTGTTGGTGTTGGGTTAGGATTGAATTTCTGGGGTGGCTTTGTCTTCTAAGTAAAAAAGGTTCAATCTTTCCATTGAAGGGAAAAAAGGAACTAGAGAAGAAAACATTGGATTGTATGTGTTCTTGTAATCAGTAAAAAGCATTAGGAACTGATACATACAAACCAAGAACAGTTGCCCCAAATGAAACTTAGTTACCACTGAGCTAAAGTGGGGTGCTATGAAATTATGTTACTTTTTCTGGCTTTTTAGATTGGTAAAGGATGTGGGTCTTAACTATGGCTGTTCTCTGTGCCAAAAATGGTGTCTTTAGTGGTCAGACAAGTGGGGAAAAGTGGGTTTTACTTAAACAGTGAAAAATgagtttctttctttcttctctctttcttttttaaggtccagagaaagaaagatgagttatcctttttttttttcctctctccaCCCTCTTGTTTTATTCAATGGGATTATGGTCTAAAAGTAAGAACAAAGGGAAGCATGTGGGGATTTATTGGATGCCTTTATGGAGGTTAATGATGATGGGTCTCCATATTCATGAATCAGTTGAAATCTTCAGctaaagtttttaaaatatttggtGTGTTTGTAGATCCAATTCTGTCTTTTCAAGACACAAGGTTTTTGATTTGGTCCCATGAAAATCACTGCCTCTGGGGAATGCTCTCTTGTTCCTTCCTTCTATGCCAAATTGTTGTCATGTTGTCCATATTATGGTTGGtttggtttttctttctttttaattcattatcTTTTGAAGTACATATAATCGTATTATTGTCTTAATGGATGCTGGAGAATTTTTCCAACACAGGGTTTGGACCTTTCTGAGTTCagtgttctttttttttcctccctttTTTAAACTACTATTTTATCCATCTGCCCACCCTCTTCTAAGTTATTGCTTTTTTGTCAAAAGGTAAACTACGTAATTGAATTAAATACTATTCTGGTCATTACCTTGGTTCACTTGCTTTTAAAATACTCATTTTAGTTAATGATCGATATCTTTATACTCTTAAAAAGTgatattttcatctttattcGCAAAAAGGACTACATTTTCGAAGTGAAGAGATCAAAACAGACGTTTTGAAAGTATGAAGAGTAAAATTAATAGAATAAAATATAGAGGaattcaaaattaacattttttttaaagtatagggTCCAAAATAAGCTAGAGTTAGGAGTTTCTATTATAAAAGTTACGTAGGTAAAGATTAATATATTCCTCATTTATTAGAAGAAGAGTTTAAGTGGGTATTTCCGAGTTGACTGAAGGAAGGAGGGCAGAAACTTCCAAATTCTCACGAGTAAAAATGATTCAGATACACCTTTAATTGTAGTAATTATCTCCTTTTTCAAACAGTTGGCTCAGAATATGGCTTTTCTACCCTTCTTTTTTTCTGTGTTTCCACTCCAGTGAAAAAAGAATATCCAACTTGATGAGGTGTAGAGGGAAGAGGCATCATGTGACACATTTATTTTTAGACATCCTTGTAGTATATAGACAAGGGGGGTTTTTCAAATCTCAATTTCTatccttttttgttttgttttgccAGAGAGGGAGACAGAGAGATTAGGCAGATGATTAATTGTAATAGTAATGTCTCCTACATGTGCAGCTACAGAGGTTGACCACCACCTCCACCCTTCTACCCATAAATTAACTCATCATAATATTGGAAATGGAATAGTGGGTTTGGCTTTCTTTGAGTCATGTGacaaatctttttaaaaattatttatataattttattttggggTTTACTTATTTAGTTTTGAATTTGTCATATGTGTCTCAATCTAGGGGAAAGGATACCTCTTGTCTCCATCCTTTTTGTCTTGTGATTCTCCTAGAATTTCAAATGAAGATAAGATGAACAACTACAATATATCTACTGGGAGGATCTTGAATGACTCTTGATTTGAGTTGTTTTAATGGAGATTATTGACTTAAATTTAGAATATTTTTGGGTATTCCTTTTGGAGGGTGTTGACTCAGATTAAATTCATATAGCCTAAGATTATGATTAAGTTACGTGGGTTTATTTTCCAAGACTAGATCTATTAATTCAATGAACCAACTTCATTtgtgataataaaaaaaatcaagagcaGAAGATTTAAACTGATTAACACATTATATTTCTTCAGCTGGTATTCGTCAATTTATAAAGGCTTTTAGTG
This window contains:
- the LOC120092064 gene encoding probable membrane-associated kinase regulator 2, whose protein sequence is MESFSLLKYWRGGGGPTPAALPDFPFNSNSSAATLVTALPHNQAETDEEENDNDDGPFFDLEFAVPDEDETRKHGTNSIDGTEEEDEDEEDGDSDGEREFNFTLSSGSSNEHSDANLTFSPSDDLFFKGKLVPVEASSNGGSEPNIRPQLRVTLLKSAAKFRVFMSGLKKSKSNGEKKTETDGSVGETIKSETKEETTENPSEKNENQPEKDQNQTKNKFFAVKFKVEEVPIMSLFTRDNSSRGSGGATINKLQKQSSDESTSEENRFSKEVIMQKYLKMVKPLYIRVSRRYGEKFRLSGQLILGAAGAKSGAPPSIAAPPKSPSVEKPVTETEVVEVKAPTTTNFKGRNMPAKLRVVCKHLGKSRSASSAVAAAPPGVAPSRRDDSLLQQQDGIQSAILHCKRSFNASRDSESSLLSRSVSDTLRDKPSDLTEKAIG